One genomic window of Microbacterium testaceum StLB037 includes the following:
- a CDS encoding shikimate kinase → MTSPEPVNTEATVRNAGTPAASAVVLIGPMGAGKTSVGRRVARALGTPFTDTDKLVVRDHGPIPALFVAHGEPHFRALEREAVVEALGRGGVVALGGGAVLDPLTRERLREHRVVLLTVAPHVVASRIHGDERPLLGGEDPVARWLRIFEERRPVYEQTADIAFDTSSGPLARVVDDIVAWARRVPAGETA, encoded by the coding sequence ATGACCTCGCCTGAGCCGGTGAACACCGAGGCGACGGTCCGGAATGCCGGAACGCCCGCCGCCTCGGCCGTCGTGCTCATCGGCCCCATGGGGGCGGGCAAGACCAGCGTCGGACGCCGTGTCGCGCGCGCGCTCGGCACGCCGTTCACCGACACCGACAAGCTCGTCGTGCGCGACCACGGGCCGATCCCGGCGTTGTTCGTCGCCCACGGCGAGCCGCACTTCCGGGCCCTCGAGCGCGAGGCGGTCGTCGAGGCGCTGGGCCGGGGCGGCGTCGTCGCGCTCGGCGGGGGAGCGGTTCTCGACCCGCTGACCCGCGAACGCCTGCGGGAGCACCGCGTGGTGCTGCTGACCGTGGCCCCGCACGTCGTGGCATCCCGGATCCACGGAGACGAGCGGCCCCTGCTCGGCGGCGAAGACCCCGTCGCGCGCTGGCTGCGCATCTTCGAGGAGAGGCGGCCCGTGTACGAGCAGACCGCCGACATCGCATTCGACACCTCGTCGGGCCCGCTCGCGCGGGTCGTCGACGACATCGTGGCCTGGGCACGCCGTGTGCCGGCCGGAGAGACGGCATGA
- the aroB gene encoding 3-dehydroquinate synthase: MTDTTTISVAGDSGYDITIGRGLLASLGEVLPAAAQKVLVVHPPTLAKQAEALRAQLMGDRQVLLAEIPDAEAGKRVEVAAFCWQVMGQADFTRTDVVIGFGGGAVTDLAGFVAATWLRGVALVQVPTTVLGMVDAAVGGKTGINTAEGKNLVGAFWPPVAVVCDLDLLDTLSKNEATAGFAEVVKAGFIWHPEILDLIEADPSGIVDPRGDAFRRCVELAIDMKARVVGEDLREAGLREVLNYGHTLGHAIEHAERYRWRHGAAISVGMVFAAELSRLAGRLSDDVAQRHRTVLESLGLPTTYRAGAFQTLKATMQRDKKSRGAMLRFIVLDDLARPTVLQAPDESLLFAAYQEVGA, encoded by the coding sequence ATGACCGACACCACCACCATCAGCGTCGCCGGGGACTCCGGCTACGACATCACGATCGGCCGCGGCCTCCTCGCGTCGCTGGGCGAGGTGCTGCCGGCGGCGGCGCAGAAGGTGCTCGTCGTTCACCCGCCGACGCTCGCGAAACAGGCCGAAGCGCTGCGGGCCCAGCTGATGGGCGACCGCCAGGTGCTGCTCGCCGAGATCCCGGATGCCGAGGCCGGCAAGCGCGTGGAAGTCGCGGCGTTCTGCTGGCAGGTCATGGGACAGGCCGACTTCACGCGCACCGACGTCGTGATCGGCTTCGGCGGGGGAGCGGTCACCGACCTCGCCGGCTTCGTGGCCGCGACGTGGCTGCGCGGCGTCGCGCTCGTCCAGGTGCCGACGACCGTGCTCGGCATGGTGGATGCGGCCGTGGGCGGCAAGACCGGCATCAACACCGCGGAGGGGAAGAACCTCGTCGGCGCGTTCTGGCCGCCGGTCGCCGTGGTGTGCGACCTCGACCTGCTCGACACGCTGTCGAAGAACGAGGCGACCGCCGGATTCGCCGAAGTCGTCAAGGCGGGTTTCATCTGGCATCCGGAGATCCTCGATCTCATCGAGGCCGACCCGTCGGGGATCGTGGACCCGCGCGGCGACGCATTCCGCCGCTGCGTCGAATTGGCCATCGACATGAAGGCGCGCGTCGTGGGCGAAGACCTGCGCGAGGCGGGGCTGCGCGAGGTGCTGAACTACGGTCACACCCTCGGGCACGCGATCGAGCACGCCGAGCGCTACCGCTGGCGTCACGGCGCCGCGATCTCGGTGGGCATGGTGTTCGCGGCCGAGCTGTCACGGCTCGCCGGACGCCTGTCCGACGACGTCGCGCAGCGCCACCGCACGGTTCTCGAGTCGCTCGGGCTGCCGACGACGTATCGCGCCGGGGCGTTCCAGACGCTCAAGGCCACGATGCAGCGCGACAAGAAGAGCCGCGGCGCGATGCTGCGCTTCATCGTGCTCGACGACCTCGCTCGCCCGACCGTGCTGCAGGCGCCGGACGAGTCGCTGCTGTTCGCGGCATATCAGGAGGTCGGGGCGTAG